A genome region from Akkermansiaceae bacterium includes the following:
- a CDS encoding acyl-CoA thioesterase: MNGTCHRYERVVAFPDTDASGWVHFTKILAYAEEAEHSYLRQCGLPVFDPAKGGWPRVKVSCEYRKPLRFEDRIEVRLALSRMGGTSVTWNFEIAKMDGEIAARGEMTAVKVNAAGLPETIPGEERKLLEGGK, translated from the coding sequence GTGAATGGCACCTGTCACCGCTATGAGCGCGTAGTCGCCTTTCCGGATACGGATGCGAGCGGATGGGTGCATTTCACGAAGATCCTCGCCTATGCGGAGGAGGCCGAGCACAGCTATCTGCGGCAGTGCGGCCTGCCGGTCTTCGATCCTGCGAAGGGCGGCTGGCCGAGGGTCAAGGTTTCCTGCGAATACCGCAAACCGCTGCGTTTTGAGGATCGCATCGAGGTGAGGCTGGCGCTTTCCAGGATGGGCGGGACATCCGTGACCTGGAATTTCGAGATCGCAAAAATGGATGGGGAAATCGCGGCGAGAGGGGAGATGACCGCCGTGAAAGTGAATGCTGCCGGCCTGCCGGAAACGATTCCAGGGGAGGAGCGGAAACTTCTGGAGGGCGGGAAATGA
- a CDS encoding CHASE2 domain-containing protein — translation MKARTKAFDKRKISAGLAFLGGLLVAATAFIPGISDGLISIDRLLGDNSLYRPGSPPPREDLVFLGIDEEILTLNSHEPDLVAADPTLSRMAQRFPWDRRVYANVFEKLIGAGARLVILDLVLADPSDPEADAELAAVMAKHADRIILGSQFAPMSMEYDGFRHVFPCEQFIESDPAPRFGFVNFRPDQEDGLVRDVEYSSTLNEQNMDPPLPGETRFDSLSGAALRALGKPASSANAQPRYSILAPEITVDPETGKNMLELDNKASRVYPPYPVCSIFVPDDWQHRFGNGDFFKGKTVLIGPAAAVFQDTHQTPVGQLMGPQLHLQAIAAGLNDSFVHRPFRGWRGAIFWAGIIGGLVSALMIFKVRRPLVALTTTALIIAGAYLGTYLYARWGATWIGPSPFAFAVFLGAVSGQTYDLVSERLERSRLNQQFRRFVSRDVADSLVNNPNIYQLAASGRKRRVVVVFSDIRGFTSLSEKVSPEQLFEQLNEYLSAMVRIIFTHKGTLDKFIGDAILAHWGALEDGEDSAFASSALAATKDMIAELDRLNADWDSRGLPVLGIGIGLHLGEVLAGEIGSEQRTEFGVIGDAVNLASRLEGMTKAFSCPWLGSGQFIEASGGGSGLRRIARVRVKGREEPVDLWTNAPSEEARAAYAEVLAEFETGDFDAAMEKIEAYLRRYPDDKVAPHLLEHIRFHQELKPAQWEGIIRFTEK, via the coding sequence ATGAAGGCAAGGACAAAGGCATTTGACAAAAGAAAGATCTCCGCAGGCCTTGCCTTCCTCGGCGGGCTGCTTGTCGCTGCAACCGCTTTCATCCCCGGCATTTCCGACGGCCTGATCTCCATCGACAGGCTGCTCGGCGACAATTCGCTCTATCGTCCCGGCTCCCCGCCGCCACGCGAAGACCTCGTTTTCCTTGGCATTGACGAGGAAATTCTCACGCTCAACTCCCATGAGCCGGATCTTGTTGCGGCCGATCCGACATTGTCGCGCATGGCGCAGCGCTTCCCGTGGGACAGGCGGGTCTATGCAAATGTCTTCGAGAAACTCATCGGCGCGGGTGCGCGGCTCGTCATCCTCGATCTCGTGCTGGCCGATCCCTCGGATCCGGAAGCCGATGCGGAACTCGCCGCCGTGATGGCAAAGCATGCGGATCGCATCATACTCGGCTCGCAGTTCGCCCCGATGTCCATGGAATACGACGGCTTCCGGCATGTCTTTCCCTGCGAGCAATTCATCGAAAGCGATCCCGCGCCGCGCTTCGGGTTCGTGAATTTCCGCCCGGACCAGGAGGACGGCCTTGTCCGTGACGTCGAGTATTCCAGCACGCTCAACGAGCAGAACATGGATCCCCCCCTGCCCGGTGAAACCCGCTTCGACTCGCTCTCGGGAGCCGCGCTGAGGGCACTTGGCAAACCGGCATCCTCGGCAAACGCGCAGCCGCGCTACAGCATCCTCGCTCCGGAGATCACCGTCGACCCGGAGACGGGGAAAAACATGCTGGAGCTCGATAACAAGGCTTCGCGGGTTTATCCGCCTTATCCCGTCTGTAGCATTTTCGTCCCGGATGACTGGCAGCATCGCTTCGGGAACGGTGATTTCTTCAAGGGCAAGACCGTCCTCATCGGCCCGGCGGCCGCTGTCTTCCAGGATACCCACCAGACCCCCGTCGGCCAGCTCATGGGTCCGCAGCTGCACTTGCAGGCGATCGCTGCCGGGCTCAACGACAGCTTCGTCCACCGCCCGTTCCGGGGCTGGCGCGGCGCCATCTTCTGGGCGGGCATCATCGGCGGCCTGGTGTCGGCGTTGATGATCTTCAAGGTGCGGCGACCTCTCGTTGCGCTGACGACAACCGCCCTGATCATCGCCGGGGCCTACCTCGGCACCTATCTCTACGCCCGCTGGGGCGCGACGTGGATTGGCCCCAGCCCCTTCGCCTTCGCGGTGTTCCTTGGTGCGGTGTCCGGGCAGACCTACGATCTTGTCAGCGAGAGGCTGGAGCGCTCACGGCTCAACCAGCAGTTCCGGCGTTTCGTCTCGCGGGATGTGGCGGACTCGCTGGTGAACAACCCGAACATCTATCAGCTCGCCGCCAGCGGCAGGAAGCGGCGGGTGGTCGTGGTTTTCTCGGACATACGCGGCTTCACGTCGCTTTCGGAAAAAGTCAGCCCGGAGCAGCTTTTCGAGCAGCTCAACGAATACCTGTCCGCCATGGTCAGGATCATTTTCACCCACAAGGGCACCTTGGATAAATTCATCGGCGATGCGATACTGGCTCACTGGGGGGCGCTTGAGGACGGCGAGGATTCGGCGTTCGCCTCCTCCGCACTGGCCGCCACCAAGGACATGATCGCTGAGCTTGACAGGCTCAATGCGGACTGGGATTCGCGCGGGCTGCCGGTGCTTGGGATAGGCATCGGACTGCATCTCGGCGAGGTGCTGGCCGGCGAGATCGGATCCGAGCAGCGCACGGAGTTCGGTGTCATCGGGGATGCGGTGAACCTCGCCTCCCGGCTTGAGGGCATGACCAAGGCGTTTTCCTGCCCATGGCTCGGCAGCGGGCAGTTCATCGAGGCAAGCGGCGGGGGAAGCGGCCTGCGCCGCATCGCAAGGGTGCGCGTGAAAGGCCGCGAGGAGCCGGTCGATCTCTGGACGAACGCCCCATCGGAAGAGGCGCGTGCAGCCTACGCGGAGGTGCTGGCGGAATTCGAGACGGGCGATTTCGATGCCGCCATGGAAAAGATCGAAGCCTATCTGCGGAGATACCCGGATGACAAGGTCGCCCCGCACCTGCTGGAGCACATCAGGTTCCACCAAGAGCTCAAGCCCGCCCAATGGGAGGGCATCATCCGTTTCACGGAGAAATGA
- the rsmI gene encoding 16S rRNA (cytidine(1402)-2'-O)-methyltransferase: MSGAETAGRIVLVPTPIGNLGDITVRALEVLRTADRIACEDTRRSGILLAHHGISGRRLVALHEHNEVRKAPELVAAARAGEVIAFISDAGMPGISDPGYRLVQACLEADVPFDVLPGPSAVLTALIGSGLPCHAFRFGGFLSVKKGKRKTEMATTLESGETGIFFESPHRIVSTLEILAEIAPEARVCVARELTKKFETYHRGTAAELLEWFGAHGTKGEMVILMNGAH, from the coding sequence ATGAGCGGTGCCGAAACAGCGGGGCGCATCGTCCTTGTGCCGACGCCCATAGGCAATCTGGGGGACATTACAGTCCGCGCCCTGGAGGTTTTGAGGACGGCGGACAGGATCGCCTGCGAGGATACGCGGCGCTCGGGGATCCTGCTTGCCCATCATGGGATATCCGGCAGGCGTCTGGTGGCGCTGCACGAGCACAACGAGGTGCGGAAAGCCCCTGAGCTTGTCGCGGCGGCGAGGGCAGGGGAGGTGATTGCCTTCATCAGTGATGCGGGAATGCCCGGCATTTCCGATCCCGGCTACCGTCTCGTGCAGGCCTGCCTGGAGGCGGATGTGCCCTTCGATGTGCTGCCCGGCCCCTCGGCGGTGCTGACGGCTTTGATCGGCTCAGGGCTGCCCTGCCATGCGTTCCGTTTCGGCGGATTCCTTTCGGTGAAAAAAGGGAAACGGAAAACCGAAATGGCAACCACGCTCGAAAGCGGGGAGACGGGGATATTTTTTGAAAGCCCGCACCGGATTGTTTCCACCCTGGAGATCCTTGCGGAGATTGCGCCGGAGGCGAGGGTCTGTGTTGCCCGCGAGCTGACCAAGAAATTCGAGACCTACCACCGCGGCACGGCGGCGGAGCTGCTGGAATGGTTCGGAGCGCACGGCACCAAGGGCGAGATGGTGATCCTGATGAACGGGGCGCATTGA
- the fabF gene encoding beta-ketoacyl-ACP synthase II has translation MSERRVVITGIGCISPLGNDLKTTWDGMKNGRSGVRRIAGIDPEPFDCKIAGEVRDFDADGYFRAPKDARRSDRYVQYAVAASKMAMEDSGLDTGQIDSRRYGVMVGSGIGGLSTLEREHSVFIEKGPKRVSPFTIPMMISNIASGIISMEHGLHGPNMVIVTACATSNHNIGEAWRMIKFGDADGFLCGGAEAAVLPMGLCGFSSMKALSTRNDDPERASRPFDKHRDGFVMGEGAGVVMIEELETAKARGAKIYAELIGYGVSADAYHLSAPSPDGSGPAYAIGMALKHGKINPEEVDYLNAHATSTGLGDIAETKAIKVAFGDYAKNGLMVSSTKSMTGHMLGAAGGIELIASVMGIVDGVVPPTINIEEQDPECDLDVVPNVAREVPIRVALSNSFGFGGHNASVLVRKFEG, from the coding sequence ATGAGCGAACGACGGGTTGTAATTACGGGCATTGGTTGTATCTCCCCACTCGGGAATGATCTGAAAACGACCTGGGATGGCATGAAAAACGGTCGCAGCGGCGTCAGAAGGATCGCGGGGATCGATCCGGAGCCGTTTGACTGCAAGATCGCCGGAGAGGTTCGCGATTTCGATGCCGACGGATATTTCCGAGCCCCGAAGGATGCCCGCCGCTCTGACCGATACGTCCAATATGCAGTTGCCGCCTCGAAAATGGCAATGGAGGACTCCGGCCTGGACACCGGTCAGATCGACTCCCGCCGCTACGGCGTGATGGTCGGCAGCGGCATTGGCGGCCTCTCGACCCTTGAGCGCGAGCATTCGGTCTTCATCGAGAAGGGTCCGAAACGGGTTTCACCGTTCACCATCCCGATGATGATTTCCAACATCGCCTCGGGCATCATCTCCATGGAGCATGGCCTGCACGGCCCGAACATGGTGATTGTGACCGCCTGCGCGACCTCCAACCACAACATCGGTGAGGCATGGCGGATGATCAAATTCGGCGATGCCGATGGTTTCCTCTGCGGGGGGGCGGAGGCTGCGGTGCTGCCCATGGGATTGTGCGGATTCTCCAGCATGAAGGCGCTGAGCACCCGCAACGACGATCCGGAGAGGGCTTCGCGCCCCTTCGACAAGCACCGTGATGGCTTCGTGATGGGCGAGGGTGCAGGTGTGGTGATGATCGAGGAGCTCGAGACGGCCAAGGCTCGCGGGGCCAAGATTTATGCGGAACTGATCGGCTACGGCGTCAGCGCGGATGCCTACCACCTCAGCGCCCCGTCCCCTGACGGCAGCGGCCCGGCGTATGCGATCGGCATGGCCCTGAAGCATGGCAAGATCAATCCGGAGGAGGTCGATTACCTCAATGCGCACGCCACCTCGACAGGACTCGGCGACATCGCGGAGACGAAAGCGATCAAGGTTGCCTTCGGCGACTACGCAAAGAACGGCCTGATGGTCAGCTCCACGAAATCCATGACCGGGCACATGCTCGGAGCGGCGGGCGGCATCGAGCTGATCGCCAGCGTGATGGGCATCGTCGATGGAGTGGTGCCGCCGACGATCAACATCGAGGAGCAGGATCCGGAATGCGATCTGGACGTGGTTCCGAATGTGGCCCGCGAGGTGCCGATCAGGGTGGCGCTGAGCAACAGCTTCGGCTTCGGTGGTCACAACGCCTCGGTTCTTGTCCGGAAATTCGAGGGATGA
- a CDS encoding FecR domain-containing protein, with translation MKRFLAPALVAIFPLSITAAPLKTAIVTTVVKDVKMSENRAAPRSIGEGTKMTGASTILTGNASRAAMTFPDRTVTRVGANSVFRFRSGSRDMEIAQGSFLLQVPKNSGGAKIRTATVTAAITGTTTLMEFSPGKYIKFICLEGTAELINRKGEKVSIPAGYMLVMHPDDESFPVPVQINIEKTMKTALLADRGIFGDLDEAAKEAIDRTIAAQREGRINGDLHPSGLINRGPGKENGYTRSLMSELFYVHGSNGNEQPPPSAGGGGFSGGNLSPGGGSFPDTFPNNP, from the coding sequence ATGAAACGATTTTTAGCTCCAGCCTTGGTGGCGATTTTCCCGCTAAGCATTACCGCCGCCCCGTTGAAAACGGCCATCGTCACCACCGTGGTCAAGGACGTGAAAATGAGCGAGAACCGCGCCGCCCCGCGCAGCATCGGCGAAGGGACGAAAATGACCGGTGCATCCACCATCCTCACCGGCAACGCCTCCCGTGCCGCGATGACATTCCCTGACAGGACGGTCACCCGCGTGGGTGCGAACTCGGTGTTCCGGTTTCGCTCCGGCTCGCGCGACATGGAGATCGCCCAGGGTTCTTTCCTGCTACAGGTTCCGAAAAACTCCGGTGGGGCGAAGATCCGCACCGCCACGGTAACGGCGGCCATCACAGGCACCACCACCCTGATGGAGTTCAGCCCAGGGAAATACATCAAGTTCATCTGCCTCGAGGGCACTGCGGAACTGATCAACCGCAAGGGCGAGAAGGTCTCCATCCCGGCCGGCTACATGCTGGTGATGCACCCGGATGACGAAAGTTTCCCGGTTCCGGTGCAGATCAACATCGAGAAGACGATGAAAACGGCCTTGCTTGCGGACAGGGGCATCTTCGGGGATCTTGATGAAGCCGCCAAGGAAGCGATCGACAGGACGATCGCCGCACAAAGGGAGGGTAGGATCAACGGAGACCTTCATCCCTCCGGACTCATCAACCGCGGTCCCGGCAAGGAAAACGGCTATACGCGCTCCCTGATGAGCGAGCTGTTCTACGTCCATGGTTCAAACGGGAACGAGCAGCCGCCACCGTCTGCGGGCGGGGGGGGCTTTTCGGGAGGGAATCTTTCTCCGGGTGGTGGGTCGTTTCCGGATACCTTCCCGAACAATCCCTAG